In a single window of the Thermofilum uzonense genome:
- a CDS encoding acyl-CoA reductase, producing MSIEVPVFYPGIDSKGIEHVKHEDLVLHEVKADWLIPLLKAAPSTQQELANTPLKQRLKAISMLGEEWLEKLESGKLSRLKEELARATGYPLKLIDLEFDFVAEVLNQENLVRILDVSLTGGAESLERLVELAPGERVRTMPAGPVLIIGSGNSIIPPLIPTTLSIVTGNFTILRPSITNIKAVQEVYSPLQNLPNDDPLRRALMVGYYAHESRNLKTLLEKAPLGVVNYWGGEPGRTLVAHMLAVNPYRPRFIVNGPMTGFAIIDSEHVDQQTAERLALEMILYEQQLCNSPTQAALIGPRHEAIQFAEMLASALEKIGQEYYLQSETLPYALFVLIRSLELAGAKVLASTDPRNPWTIVVSENDSALAKLPKDALLPLHYRRRFIEIVAVQNTKEALALIETLPKNPAYQGVDKVQTIAIALTPDKIAEIEKNLHRLGVYRVVPLGESYLRTPLEPYDGLYLPQAFTYTVYLRVR from the coding sequence ATGAGCATCGAAGTCCCCGTATTCTACCCCGGCATAGACTCCAAAGGCATAGAGCATGTAAAGCATGAGGACTTAGTCCTACACGAGGTAAAAGCCGACTGGCTAATACCACTGCTGAAGGCGGCGCCCTCGACACAGCAAGAACTAGCAAACACACCGCTAAAACAGAGATTAAAGGCTATAAGCATGCTGGGAGAAGAATGGCTTGAAAAGCTTGAAAGCGGAAAGCTATCCCGGCTCAAGGAGGAGCTAGCAAGGGCGACAGGATACCCGCTAAAACTCATAGACCTCGAGTTCGACTTCGTGGCCGAGGTACTTAACCAAGAGAACCTGGTGAGGATCCTAGACGTGTCCCTCACAGGAGGGGCTGAAAGCCTGGAGAGACTAGTAGAGCTGGCGCCAGGCGAGCGTGTTAGGACAATGCCCGCGGGGCCCGTTTTAATAATAGGCTCAGGGAACTCGATAATCCCTCCACTCATCCCAACAACTCTTTCTATCGTCACGGGAAACTTCACGATACTCCGGCCCTCCATAACAAACATAAAAGCAGTACAAGAAGTCTACTCGCCACTCCAAAACCTACCAAACGACGACCCACTCAGGAGAGCCCTAATGGTGGGATACTACGCCCACGAGAGCCGCAACCTCAAGACACTCCTCGAAAAAGCCCCCCTGGGCGTCGTTAACTACTGGGGTGGGGAGCCGGGCAGAACGCTTGTAGCGCACATGTTAGCGGTCAACCCCTACAGGCCTAGGTTTATAGTTAATGGGCCCATGACGGGCTTCGCGATAATAGACTCGGAGCACGTGGACCAACAGACTGCAGAGAGACTAGCCCTAGAAATGATACTCTACGAGCAACAACTCTGCAACTCGCCGACCCAGGCAGCCCTAATAGGGCCTCGACACGAGGCAATCCAGTTCGCCGAGATGCTTGCGTCAGCACTCGAGAAAATAGGACAGGAGTACTACTTGCAGAGCGAGACTCTTCCCTACGCCCTCTTCGTCCTTATCAGAAGCCTTGAGCTGGCGGGCGCGAAGGTATTAGCCAGCACCGACCCTAGAAACCCCTGGACAATAGTTGTGTCGGAGAACGACAGCGCTCTCGCAAAGCTTCCAAAAGATGCCCTGCTCCCCCTTCACTATAGAAGAAGGTTCATAGAGATTGTCGCCGTCCAGAATACTAAGGAGGCCCTAGCTTTAATCGAGACACTGCCAAAGAACCCTGCATACCAAGGCGTGGACAAGGTTCAGACAATCGCGATAGCCTTAACCCCCGACAAGATCGCCGAGATAGAGAAAAACCTTCACAGACTAGGAGTCTACAGGGTTGTCCCCCTCGGCGAGAGCTACCTCAGAACACCCCTTGAACCCTATGACGGTCTTTATCTTCCCCAGGCCTTCACATATACTGTCTACTTAAGGGTGAGGTGA